One genomic window of Salvelinus alpinus chromosome 9, SLU_Salpinus.1, whole genome shotgun sequence includes the following:
- the LOC139584678 gene encoding zinc finger protein 710-like isoform X1: MRSLKHLKHHTRNNVEEESGRLVRCYPKVMEGQVDAGTQTDPVVVLSLAQAAVLGLISQNEIFGATIAPNGFYMGEPREYGRTPPPPEGMEYEYADQLIGANGDYLAEPVGGSEPHRNERRRPGPRGRTRGPRNEAGAPGEPHKVPSVQTQVKGERGESETLPSCIHMAKSPSSPGKMEEPATHRGPLKEEQSCGNCAVCVRETSSQTKKDTRPEERRGRGGEGQEEELAEDGVLNLKTGGDRGDSPNPIMNHYFESSEVAYESADVAVGDYDESSQGMLWAADAEGIARRMQIDRLDINVQIDESYCVDVGEGLKRWKCRMCEKSYTSKYNLVTHILGHNGIKPHECLHCGKLFKQPSHLQTHLLTHQGTRPHKCTVCKKAFTQTSHLKRHMLQHSDIKPYSCRFCGRGFAYPSELRSHENKHENGHCHLCSQCGMEFPTHAHLKRHQTSHQGPTTYQCTECNKSFAYRSQLQNHLMKHQNVRPYVCPECGMEFVQIHHLKQHALTHKVLIPQALTDQGMKEFKCEVCAREFTLSANLKRHMLIHASIRPFQCHVCFKTFIQKQTLKTHMIVHLPVKPFKCKVCGKSFNRMYNLLGHMHLHAGSKPFKCPYCSSKFNLKGNLSRHMKVKHGILDASPDGQEAPPDIENQEDYDEENLEFSERENLASINTPDIAKLSELEYYSSYTKGAGRYNTA; encoded by the exons gagGAGGAGAGTGGCCGTCTGGTGCGGTGCTACCCCAAGGTGATGGAAGGCCAGGTGGatgcaggaacacagacagatccCGTGGTGGTGCTGTCTCTAGCCCAGGCTGCTGTCCTGGGCCTCATCTCCCAGAATGAGATCTTTGGAGCCACCATTGCCCCCAATGGCTTCTACATGGGTGAGCCCAGGGAGTATGGCAGGacccctcctcctccagagggCATGGAGTATGAGTACGCTGACCAGCTGATTGGGGCCAACGGAGACTACCTGGCTGAGCCTGTAGGGGGGTCAGAGCCCCACAGGAATGAGAGGAGGCGCCCCGGGCCCAGAGGGAGAACCAGGGGGCCCAGGAATGAAGCGGGAGCGCCAGGGGAGCCTCACAAAGTCCCCAGCGTACAGACTCAGGtcaaaggggagaggggagagtctGAAACCCTTCCGTCCTGCATCCACATGGCGAAGAGCCCTAGCAGCCCAGGCAAGATGGAGGAGCCAGCCACTCACAGAGGGCCTCTGAAGGAGGAGCAGAGCTGTGGtaactgtgctgtgtgtgtgagagagacgtcCAGTCAGACCAAGAAAGACACTcggccagaggagaggagagggagaggaggagaggggcaagAAGAGGAGTTAGCTGAGGACGGAGTGTTGAACCTcaagacaggaggagacaggggagacagtcCCAATCCCATCATGAACCACTACTTTGAGTCCAGCGAGGTGGCCTATGAGTCTGCTGACGTGGCCGTGGGGGACTATGACGAGAGCAGCCAGGGCATGCTGTGGGCTGCAGACGCTGAGGGGATAGCCAGGCGCATGCAGATCGACCGGCTGGACATCAACGTCCAGATAGATGAGTCCTACTGCGTGGATGTGGGAGAGGGCCTGAAGAGATGGAAGTGCCGCATGTGTGAGAAGTCGTACACCTCCAAGTACAACCTGGTCACCCACATCCTGGGCCACAACGGCATCAAGCCCCATGAGTGCCTGCACTGTGGCAAGCTGTTCAAGCAGCCCAGCCacctccagacccacctgctcacccACCAGGGCACCCGGCCACACAAGTGCACCGTGTGTAAGAAGGCCTTCACCCAGACCAGCCACCTGAAGAGGCACATGCTGCAGCACTCCGACATCAAGCCTTACAGCTGCCGCTTCTGTGGCCGAGGCTTCGCCTACCCCAGCGAGCTCCGGTCCCACGAGAACAAGCACGAGAACGGCCACTGCCACTTGTGTTCCCAGTGTGGTATGGAGTTCCCCACCCACGCCCACCTGAAGCGCCACCAGACCAGCCACCAGGGCCCCACCACTTACCAGTGCACCGAGTGCAACAAGTCCTTTGCCTACCGCAGCCAGCTGCAGAACCACCTCATGAAGCACCAGAACGTAAGGCCCTACGTCTGCCCAGAGTGTGGCATGGAGTTTGTCCAGATCCATCACCTCAAGCAGCATGCCCTCACTCATAAGGTACTAATACCGCAAGCCCTCACCGACCAG GGTATGAAGGAATTCAAATGTGAGGTGTGTGCCCGGGAGTTCACCCTCTCTGCTAACCTCAAGAGACACATGCTGATCCATGCCAGCATCAGGCCCTTCCAGTGTCACGTCTGCTTCAAGACCTTCATCCAGAAACAGACCCTCAAAACACACATGATCGTCCACCTGCCTGTCAAGCCTTTCAAGTGCAAG GTGTGTGGCAAATCTTTCAACAGAATGTACAACCTCCTGGGCCACATGCACCTCCACGCTGGCAGCAAGCCCTTCAAGTGTCCTTACTGCTCCAGCAAGTTCAACCTGAAGGGCAATCTGAGCCGACACATGAAGGTCAAACACGGCATCCTGGATGCTTCACCAGATGGACAAG AAGCCCCCCCTGACATAGAGAACCAGGAGGACTACGATGAAGAGAACCTTGAATTCAGCGAACGAGAGAACCTGGCCAGTATCAACACACCAGACATCGCTAAACTGTCTGAATTGGAGTATTATAGCAGCTACACCAAGGGTGCAGGGCGCTACAACACAGCATGA
- the LOC139584678 gene encoding zinc finger protein 710-like isoform X2, which produces MRSLKHLKHHTRNNVEEESGRLVRCYPKVMEGQVDAGTQTDPVVVLSLAQAAVLGLISQNEIFGATIAPNGFYMGEPREYGRTPPPPEGMEYEYADQLIGANGDYLAEPVGGSEPHRNERRRPGPRGRTRGPRNEAGAPGEPHKVPSVQTQVKGERGESETLPSCIHMAKSPSSPGKMEEPATHRGPLKEEQSCGNCAVCVRETSSQTKKDTRPEERRGRGGEGQEEELAEDGVLNLKTGGDRGDSPNPIMNHYFESSEVAYESADVAVGDYDESSQGMLWAADAEGIARRMQIDRLDINVQIDESYCVDVGEGLKRWKCRMCEKSYTSKYNLVTHILGHNGIKPHECLHCGKLFKQPSHLQTHLLTHQGTRPHKCTVCKKAFTQTSHLKRHMLQHSDIKPYSCRFCGRGFAYPSELRSHENKHENGHCHLCSQCGMEFPTHAHLKRHQTSHQGPTTYQCTECNKSFAYRSQLQNHLMKHQNVRPYVCPECGMEFVQIHHLKQHALTHKGMKEFKCEVCAREFTLSANLKRHMLIHASIRPFQCHVCFKTFIQKQTLKTHMIVHLPVKPFKCKVCGKSFNRMYNLLGHMHLHAGSKPFKCPYCSSKFNLKGNLSRHMKVKHGILDASPDGQEAPPDIENQEDYDEENLEFSERENLASINTPDIAKLSELEYYSSYTKGAGRYNTA; this is translated from the exons gagGAGGAGAGTGGCCGTCTGGTGCGGTGCTACCCCAAGGTGATGGAAGGCCAGGTGGatgcaggaacacagacagatccCGTGGTGGTGCTGTCTCTAGCCCAGGCTGCTGTCCTGGGCCTCATCTCCCAGAATGAGATCTTTGGAGCCACCATTGCCCCCAATGGCTTCTACATGGGTGAGCCCAGGGAGTATGGCAGGacccctcctcctccagagggCATGGAGTATGAGTACGCTGACCAGCTGATTGGGGCCAACGGAGACTACCTGGCTGAGCCTGTAGGGGGGTCAGAGCCCCACAGGAATGAGAGGAGGCGCCCCGGGCCCAGAGGGAGAACCAGGGGGCCCAGGAATGAAGCGGGAGCGCCAGGGGAGCCTCACAAAGTCCCCAGCGTACAGACTCAGGtcaaaggggagaggggagagtctGAAACCCTTCCGTCCTGCATCCACATGGCGAAGAGCCCTAGCAGCCCAGGCAAGATGGAGGAGCCAGCCACTCACAGAGGGCCTCTGAAGGAGGAGCAGAGCTGTGGtaactgtgctgtgtgtgtgagagagacgtcCAGTCAGACCAAGAAAGACACTcggccagaggagaggagagggagaggaggagaggggcaagAAGAGGAGTTAGCTGAGGACGGAGTGTTGAACCTcaagacaggaggagacaggggagacagtcCCAATCCCATCATGAACCACTACTTTGAGTCCAGCGAGGTGGCCTATGAGTCTGCTGACGTGGCCGTGGGGGACTATGACGAGAGCAGCCAGGGCATGCTGTGGGCTGCAGACGCTGAGGGGATAGCCAGGCGCATGCAGATCGACCGGCTGGACATCAACGTCCAGATAGATGAGTCCTACTGCGTGGATGTGGGAGAGGGCCTGAAGAGATGGAAGTGCCGCATGTGTGAGAAGTCGTACACCTCCAAGTACAACCTGGTCACCCACATCCTGGGCCACAACGGCATCAAGCCCCATGAGTGCCTGCACTGTGGCAAGCTGTTCAAGCAGCCCAGCCacctccagacccacctgctcacccACCAGGGCACCCGGCCACACAAGTGCACCGTGTGTAAGAAGGCCTTCACCCAGACCAGCCACCTGAAGAGGCACATGCTGCAGCACTCCGACATCAAGCCTTACAGCTGCCGCTTCTGTGGCCGAGGCTTCGCCTACCCCAGCGAGCTCCGGTCCCACGAGAACAAGCACGAGAACGGCCACTGCCACTTGTGTTCCCAGTGTGGTATGGAGTTCCCCACCCACGCCCACCTGAAGCGCCACCAGACCAGCCACCAGGGCCCCACCACTTACCAGTGCACCGAGTGCAACAAGTCCTTTGCCTACCGCAGCCAGCTGCAGAACCACCTCATGAAGCACCAGAACGTAAGGCCCTACGTCTGCCCAGAGTGTGGCATGGAGTTTGTCCAGATCCATCACCTCAAGCAGCATGCCCTCACTCATAAG GGTATGAAGGAATTCAAATGTGAGGTGTGTGCCCGGGAGTTCACCCTCTCTGCTAACCTCAAGAGACACATGCTGATCCATGCCAGCATCAGGCCCTTCCAGTGTCACGTCTGCTTCAAGACCTTCATCCAGAAACAGACCCTCAAAACACACATGATCGTCCACCTGCCTGTCAAGCCTTTCAAGTGCAAG GTGTGTGGCAAATCTTTCAACAGAATGTACAACCTCCTGGGCCACATGCACCTCCACGCTGGCAGCAAGCCCTTCAAGTGTCCTTACTGCTCCAGCAAGTTCAACCTGAAGGGCAATCTGAGCCGACACATGAAGGTCAAACACGGCATCCTGGATGCTTCACCAGATGGACAAG AAGCCCCCCCTGACATAGAGAACCAGGAGGACTACGATGAAGAGAACCTTGAATTCAGCGAACGAGAGAACCTGGCCAGTATCAACACACCAGACATCGCTAAACTGTCTGAATTGGAGTATTATAGCAGCTACACCAAGGGTGCAGGGCGCTACAACACAGCATGA